A single genomic interval of Nostoc commune NIES-4072 harbors:
- a CDS encoding ABC transporter ATP-binding protein translates to MSHSILEKKSSIVLEARALTRRFGGLVAVNNVSFSVKKHEIFGLIGPNGAGKTTLFNLITAFIPPSGGKLIYQGAEISQLRPYQIAALGIARTFQNIRLFGELSALENVIIARHLHTKSNMITGVLGLPPAPNEELQTKQKALDLLDLVGLSDRAHEKAKNFAYGDQRRLEIARALALQPQVLLLDEPAAGMNPNEKQQLSEFIRSLREQFNLTIVLIEHHVPLVMGLCDRIAVLDFGQLIALGKPAVVRNDPAVIEAYLGND, encoded by the coding sequence ATGTCACATAGTATTCTAGAAAAGAAGAGCAGTATTGTTTTAGAAGCAAGAGCATTGACTCGCCGCTTTGGTGGTCTAGTGGCGGTAAATAATGTATCTTTTAGTGTAAAGAAACATGAGATTTTCGGACTGATTGGCCCTAATGGTGCTGGAAAAACAACACTGTTTAATTTGATTACTGCTTTTATTCCCCCTTCTGGTGGAAAATTAATTTATCAAGGTGCAGAAATTTCTCAACTGCGTCCTTATCAAATTGCTGCTTTAGGTATCGCCCGTACCTTTCAAAATATCCGCTTGTTTGGGGAATTATCAGCGTTAGAAAATGTGATAATTGCTCGACATTTACACACTAAAAGTAATATGATTACAGGAGTTTTGGGATTACCACCAGCGCCTAATGAAGAACTTCAAACTAAGCAGAAAGCTTTAGATTTATTGGATTTGGTAGGATTAAGCGATCGCGCCCACGAAAAAGCCAAAAACTTCGCCTATGGCGATCAGCGTCGGCTAGAAATAGCCCGTGCTTTAGCATTACAACCGCAAGTTTTACTTCTCGATGAACCGGCGGCGGGGATGAACCCCAACGAAAAGCAACAATTGAGTGAATTTATCCGTAGTCTGCGAGAACAGTTTAATTTAACCATTGTGCTGATTGAACACCATGTACCATTGGTTATGGGTTTGTGCGATCGCATTGCCGTGTTAGATTTTGGGCAGTTGATTGCTTTGGGTAAACCAGCTGTAGTTAGAAACGATCCGGCTGTAATTGAAGCTTATTTAGGAAATGATTGA
- a CDS encoding branched-chain amino acid ABC transporter permease: MADFFATYGSLIVSMVLGALVGLSLYLPLMTGQLSLASPGFYALGGYIAAILSTKVFTSSSSLFPIPLLLLEMLIAGVICGLLGVMVGIPALRLRGIYLAIATIAFVEVLRVISLNLDITGGAVGIFGIPQPFQTPIEYLWIALPLLLISMVLFYRLERIRVGRAFLAIREDELAAGAMGINPTYYKVLAFTLGAILAGVVGAISAHFLNTWNARQGTFDSSIIYLTFVLIGGSRTFLGPVVGGMVFTALPEILRSLADTGGLPNWLGQFLRDGRLIIFGFLIIIGTIFFPQGLITPDIFQRRKIMEKRTAKGAKSAK; encoded by the coding sequence ATGGCTGATTTTTTCGCTACTTATGGTTCTCTAATTGTCTCTATGGTATTGGGGGCGCTAGTAGGGTTATCACTTTATTTACCGCTAATGACAGGACAATTGTCTTTAGCTAGTCCAGGATTTTATGCTTTAGGTGGGTATATTGCAGCAATTTTATCCACCAAAGTTTTTACATCTAGCAGTAGTTTGTTTCCCATTCCATTGTTGTTATTGGAGATGTTAATCGCTGGTGTAATTTGTGGTTTATTGGGTGTAATGGTAGGAATTCCAGCGTTGAGATTGCGAGGAATTTATTTAGCGATCGCTACTATCGCTTTTGTGGAAGTTCTGCGCGTCATCTCCCTGAATTTAGATATTACTGGCGGTGCTGTGGGAATTTTTGGCATTCCTCAACCTTTCCAAACACCAATTGAATATTTATGGATTGCTTTGCCCTTACTATTAATTAGTATGGTGCTGTTTTATCGTTTAGAACGCATCCGTGTAGGAAGGGCTTTTCTTGCTATCCGCGAAGATGAATTAGCTGCGGGTGCAATGGGAATTAACCCCACTTATTACAAAGTTTTGGCGTTTACACTAGGGGCTATCCTTGCAGGGGTTGTAGGTGCAATTAGCGCCCACTTCCTTAATACCTGGAATGCTCGTCAAGGTACTTTTGATAGCAGTATTATATATTTAACTTTTGTTTTGATTGGTGGTTCGAGAACTTTTTTAGGGCCAGTAGTAGGAGGTATGGTATTTACAGCCTTACCAGAGATTTTGCGAAGTCTTGCTGATACTGGTGGTTTACCTAATTGGCTAGGACAATTTTTGCGCGATGGGAGATTAATTATTTTTGGCTTTTTAATAATAATAGGTACAATCTTTTTTCCTCAAGGGCTAATTACTCCAGATATTTTTCAAAGACGGAAAATTATGGAAAAACGAACCGCCAAGGGCGCGAAGAGCGCGAAGTAA
- a CDS encoding Uma2 family endonuclease, with protein MKTYTRQKLTFDQFLEQCPEEGLYELVDGEIVEVRATRNHDDVADFILFSFNDEIRRLNLNYVVKNTAVFKTITANGIEQGRKPNVSVIDKDTWRSNRSAYSALEASIQLAVEVTSTNWEDDYIDKLDEYQRLGITEYWIVDYLAIGLREYLGNPKVPAVFVFLLNAEGKYQRTLFRGSERIVSRTFPELALTADQILTA; from the coding sequence ATGAAAACATACACCAGACAAAAACTAACTTTTGATCAATTTTTAGAACAGTGTCCAGAGGAAGGTTTATATGAACTTGTGGATGGGGAAATTGTAGAAGTGCGTGCAACTAGAAATCATGATGATGTCGCTGATTTTATATTGTTTAGTTTTAATGATGAAATTAGGCGACTAAACTTAAATTATGTAGTAAAAAATACAGCAGTCTTTAAAACTATAACTGCCAATGGAATAGAACAAGGGCGTAAGCCTAATGTAAGTGTAATAGATAAAGATACATGGCGTTCAAATCGTTCTGCCTACTCTGCACTTGAAGCATCTATCCAGTTAGCTGTAGAGGTGACATCAACTAATTGGGAAGATGACTACATTGATAAATTGGATGAATATCAACGCTTAGGGATTACAGAATATTGGATTGTAGATTATTTAGCAATTGGGCTAAGAGAGTATTTAGGAAATCCAAAAGTTCCGGCTGTATTTGTTTTTCTATTAAATGCTGAGGGAAAATATCAACGCACACTGTTTAGAGGTTCAGAACGGATTGTGTCACGAACTTTTCCTGAACTGGCGCTTACAGCAGACCAAATATTAACAGCTTAA
- a CDS encoding DUF4351 domain-containing protein yields MAKVADIGSKRLINLAPDAWVKWVTQRPEVVAKEIIGSEFHWISRETDVLVKAYSASHGDFLVLNELQLRYTAQMPLRMRAYAALAQERYRLPTYPVLINILPPPSTLTIVNSYEQEFLGLRAIQDYRVINLWEIDAEIVFEQSLPSLLPFVPILQGGGEVSVVQRALKALRADAQLNELESLLAFFASFVLETPLMQQIMRWDMAVLRESPWYQEIEQRGIQQGARRQLIRVLEQRFGEIPHEVEIRLESESVEQLENLMDSAIAVSSLDEFVEILST; encoded by the coding sequence GTGGCAAAAGTAGCAGATATTGGTAGCAAACGATTAATTAATTTAGCTCCCGATGCATGGGTAAAGTGGGTGACTCAGCGTCCTGAAGTCGTGGCGAAAGAAATTATTGGCTCTGAGTTTCACTGGATTAGCCGCGAAACAGATGTGTTGGTGAAAGCATACAGTGCCAGTCACGGAGATTTTCTAGTACTTAATGAACTACAGTTGCGTTACACGGCACAGATGCCTCTACGGATGAGAGCCTATGCTGCCTTAGCACAAGAACGCTACCGATTGCCAACTTACCCAGTACTAATCAACATTTTACCGCCTCCATCTACCTTAACTATTGTCAATAGTTACGAGCAGGAATTTTTGGGATTACGTGCTATCCAAGATTATCGCGTGATTAATTTGTGGGAAATCGATGCTGAAATAGTATTTGAGCAATCACTACCATCGTTGTTACCCTTTGTGCCAATCCTGCAAGGAGGGGGAGAAGTATCAGTTGTGCAACGCGCATTAAAGGCACTACGAGCAGATGCACAGTTGAACGAGTTAGAATCATTGCTGGCATTTTTTGCTAGCTTTGTGTTGGAGACGCCTTTAATGCAACAAATCATGAGGTGGGATATGGCAGTATTGCGAGAATCGCCTTGGTATCAAGAAATTGAGCAAAGAGGTATTCAGCAGGGTGCGCGACGGCAGTTAATCCGGGTATTGGAACAACGCTTTGGCGAAATTCCTCATGAAGTGGAAATAAGGCTTGAGAGCGAAAGTGTGGAACAATTAGAAAATTTAATGGATAGTGCGATCGCTGTGAGTTCTTTAGACGAATTTGTAGAAATTTTGTCTACATGA
- a CDS encoding transposase has product MTKPADVSTKKLISLAPNNWARWVTQIPDIVAGEILNSEFQWISRESDVLIRVSSPQDGEFLLLNELQLRYKSQMPRRMRAYTALAEEKYNLPTYPVLINILKTDNNEIPTSFTSNIAGLRAIQDYRVINLWEIDVNIAFQQPLPSLLPFVPILKGGENESIIREALQILRADEQLNQLETVLAFFATFVLENTLVQEIMRWDMTVLRESPWYQEILREGEARGEARGEARGELQGILSAIEINLELKFGDRALQLMPEINQIQDLERLKTILRNIVTGNTIEELQQIL; this is encoded by the coding sequence ATGACAAAGCCTGCTGATGTCAGTACCAAAAAATTAATCAGCCTCGCACCCAATAACTGGGCAAGATGGGTAACACAAATTCCTGATATTGTTGCTGGGGAAATCCTAAATAGTGAATTTCAGTGGATTAGCCGGGAAAGTGATGTTTTAATCCGTGTCAGTAGTCCCCAGGATGGAGAATTTTTGCTTCTCAACGAATTGCAATTACGCTATAAATCCCAAATGCCGCGTCGGATGCGTGCTTATACTGCACTTGCGGAAGAAAAATATAACTTACCAACATACCCCGTTCTTATTAACATTCTTAAAACTGATAACAACGAAATACCCACAAGCTTTACATCAAATATTGCCGGATTACGGGCAATACAAGATTATCGAGTAATTAATCTGTGGGAAATTGATGTCAATATTGCTTTTCAACAACCCTTACCATCCTTACTGCCATTTGTACCCATTCTCAAAGGTGGTGAAAATGAATCTATTATTAGAGAAGCATTGCAAATTCTCCGTGCTGATGAACAACTCAACCAACTGGAAACAGTTCTAGCTTTTTTTGCTACGTTTGTTTTAGAGAATACACTCGTTCAAGAAATCATGAGGTGGGATATGACCGTATTACGTGAATCACCTTGGTATCAAGAAATTTTACGCGAAGGAGAAGCACGCGGAGAAGCACGCGGAGAAGCACGCGGGGAACTGCAAGGAATACTTTCTGCGATTGAAATTAATTTAGAGTTGAAATTTGGCGATCGCGCCTTACAATTGATGCCAGAAATTAACCAGATTCAGGATTTAGAGCGTTTAAAGACAATTTTACGGAATATTGTCACTGGAAATACTATTGAGGAATTGCAACAGATTTTGTAA